A stretch of the Plasmodium berghei ANKA genome assembly, chromosome: 10 genome encodes the following:
- a CDS encoding dynein intermediate chain, putative yields the protein MIDYYYCYTNNKSAIGKKCKFSKSKSQIIGRIEPNNQIKKKYMYKENINYNDENIKKYSEEYINIESVKLENKFFYHSEGGWTKDVDISEHQNKLKYIKRLDKDINLINSLKYLMNETTKIINKNNCINIYEEYFKDDIKNDEHFKIKSLLVIKDKLRKYNRFVTSIKWANDNTHKIAISYCVNNYQKILNNTPKNCLLYNLNEINNPYQILYSKSFIKCLRFNHKNSDLLLAGSYDGTIHLWDLRKKNNLCESSSINCSHKNIVNDITWLQTKTNNQCLSTSSDGLCLIWDIRNLSNHIESFYLNKDTTDTFDLLEKSNIISNNLGGTLSPDNPTKNTQKEHSTSKLDANDDNYYSANYIEWCLEAGPSKILVGTDEGYILSLSKRQSKHLELLQKYGTSNEKHLSAITSIKRVSINLKYFLTTDKWGFNIWSEDIKFPIISNYYNESIINKGHWIHDSPFFILTRKDGYLDFWNILSNFNEPTIKHKICNSSITEIDAHLNNRYISIGNEEGDIHILKLGKSFCTNSSENKNSLDELLERESKREKNLEYIRKQLNCIKKKKEYLSFSDIQIQDQQIKETERIYDSIRQL from the coding sequence atataaattataatgatgaaaatattaaaaaatatagtgaagaatatattaatattgaaagtgtaaaattagaaaataaattcttTTATCATAGTGAAGGGGGATGGACAAAAGATGTTGATATTAGTGAAcatcaaaataaattaaaatatataaaacgaTTAGACaaagatataaatttaataaatagcTTAAAATATCTTATGAATGAaacaacaaaaataattaataaaaataattgtataaatatatatgaagaatattttaaagatgatattaaaaatgacgaacattttaaaataaaatcttTATTAGTAATTAAAGATAAACTtcgaaaatataatagattTGTTACATCTATTAAATGGGCAAATGATAATACACATAAAATAGCTATATCTTATTGTGTAaataattatcaaaaaattttaaataatactCCAAAAAATTGTCTATTATATAACTTAaacgaaataaataatcCTTATCAAATCTTATATTCTAaatcatttataaaatgtttaagatttaatcataaaaattcaGATTTATTATTAGCGGGTTCATATGATGGTACTATTCATTTATGGGAtctaagaaaaaaaaataatttatgtgAATCATCTTCTATAAATTGTagtcataaaaatattgttaacGATATTACATGGCTACAAACTAAAACTAACAACCAATGCCTTTCGACATCTAGTGATGGTTTATGTCTAATTTGGGATATTAGAAATCTTTCAAATCATATCGaatctttttatttaaataaagataCAACAGATACTTTTGatttattagaaaaatCGAACATTATTTCAAATAACTTAGGTGGAACACTTTCTCCAGATAATCCAACCAAAAACACACAAAAAGAACACTCTACATCTAAATTAGATGCCaatgatgataattattatagTGCAAATTACATTGAATGGTGTCTAGAAGCTGGACCgtcaaaaatattagttGGAACTGATGAAGGATATATTCTATCTTTATCAAAAAGACAATCTAAACATTTAGAACTTCttcaaaaatatggaaCATCAAATGAAAAACATTTATCTGCTATTACTAGTATTAAAAGAGTttcaataaatttaaaatattttttaacaactGATAAATGGGGTTTTAATATATGGTCTGAAGATATTAAATTTCCTATAatttcaaattattataatgaatctattattaataaaggACATTGGATTCATGATtctcctttttttattttaacaaGAAAAGATGGATATTTAGATTTTTGGAATATACTTTCGAATTTTAATGAACCAACCattaaacataaaatatgtaattcTTCTATAACTGAAATAGATGCACATTTAAACAACAGATATATATCTATAGGAAACGAAGAAGGtgatatacatatattaaaactTGGTAAAAGTTTTTGTACAAATTCAAgcgaaaataaaaattcattaGACGAATTACTTGAAAGGGAATCTAAACGAGAAAAGAATCTTGAATATATTAGAAAGCAACTTAATtgtatcaaaaaaaaaaaagagtaTTTGTCCTTTTCAGACATACAAATTCAAGATcaacaaataaaagaaaCTGAACGGATTTACGATTCAATTCGACAATTGTGA